In one Ralstonia pickettii genomic region, the following are encoded:
- a CDS encoding mechanosensitive ion channel family protein, translating to MEWLNTHTFLRVPARDWAAAALTVIAAYAVLSSVLHLICNRFDARARRTGYRFDILVTAVLRDTHPLFIALAALLAGSYFIDLPTRVANKLDHIWFVIIGFQIALWLNRGVKLWARDRLSTQTHATRNPVITSMTAWVLRFALWSMLLLAILANVGVNITAFVASLGVGGVAVALAVQSILSDLFASLAIGLDKPFEIGDFIVFESIAGTVQHVGLKTTRIRSLSGEEIVASNTALLKSTIHNYKRMSERRIVFAFGVTYDARAAQLQKIPDIVRRAVEAVGNTRFDRAHFKEFGENALNFEVVYFVTDPDFNLYMDIQQRINLTILEGLENLGTSFALPTRTIQLVRRDGEPVGPEDLADRSPASTQRVSARASG from the coding sequence ATGGAGTGGCTCAACACCCACACCTTCCTGCGCGTGCCGGCCCGCGATTGGGCCGCCGCCGCGTTGACTGTGATTGCTGCGTATGCGGTACTGTCCAGCGTGTTGCACCTGATCTGCAACCGGTTTGACGCACGTGCCCGCCGCACCGGCTATCGCTTTGACATTCTCGTCACGGCGGTGCTGCGCGATACGCATCCGCTGTTCATTGCGCTGGCAGCGTTGCTCGCGGGCTCGTATTTCATCGATCTGCCCACGCGCGTTGCCAACAAGCTCGATCACATCTGGTTCGTCATCATCGGCTTCCAGATTGCGCTGTGGCTCAACCGCGGCGTGAAGCTATGGGCGCGCGATCGGCTGTCGACCCAGACTCACGCCACGCGTAACCCGGTGATCACGTCGATGACCGCGTGGGTGCTGCGGTTTGCGCTGTGGTCGATGCTGCTGCTGGCCATCCTGGCCAACGTGGGCGTGAACATCACGGCCTTCGTCGCCAGCCTGGGTGTGGGCGGTGTGGCGGTGGCGCTGGCGGTGCAGAGCATCCTGAGCGACCTGTTTGCCTCCCTTGCCATCGGGCTGGACAAGCCGTTCGAGATTGGCGACTTCATCGTCTTCGAATCGATTGCCGGCACTGTGCAGCACGTGGGCCTCAAGACCACGCGCATCCGCAGCCTGTCGGGCGAAGAGATCGTCGCATCCAACACGGCGCTGCTCAAGAGCACGATTCATAATTACAAACGGATGTCGGAACGACGCATCGTCTTCGCCTTTGGGGTGACCTACGATGCGCGCGCCGCGCAACTGCAGAAGATTCCGGACATCGTGCGCCGTGCGGTGGAGGCCGTCGGCAACACGCGTTTCGATCGTGCGCACTTCAAGGAGTTTGGCGAGAACGCGCTGAACTTCGAGGTCGTGTATTTCGTGACCGATCCGGATTTCAATCTGTACATGGATATCCAGCAGCGCATCAACCTGACGATCCTGGAAGGGCTGGAAAATCTGGGCACCTCGTTCGCCCTGCCCACGCGTACGATCCAGCTCGTGCGCCGTGACGGCGAACCTGTTGGCCCGGAAGACCTCGCCGACCGCTCACCCGCCAGCACTCAGCGTGTGAGCGCGCGGGCTAGCGGTTGA
- a CDS encoding Nramp family divalent metal transporter has product MFRLPTTATAPFCPSEVRGTVAVPPGLPLWKELLRFAGPGLLVSVGYMDPGNWATDIEAGSRYGYALLFVVVLSSLAAMVLQCLSARLGIVTGMDLARASRNRYQPGALRVQWLLAELSIIACDLAEVLGCALAFHLLLGVPILWGVALTALDTLIVLGLKGKNFRQLEAIVLGLILTIGLCYFVELVLIKPHWPSVAAGLMPSWQAVSQREPLYLAIGILGATVMPHNLYLHSSIVQTRMTANTEAAKREAIGLSRLDTIVSLGLALLVNGAILILAAAAFNAHGHQNVADIQDAYHLLEPIVGTALAGLLFGIALLAAGQSSTFTGTIAGQILMEGFLDLRIPCWQRRLITRALALIPAFIGVAMLGDHAIGKLLVISQVVLGLQLPFAMFPLIRMTGDRTLMGVFANSRFTSWLAWSLFVVIGVANVWLVWQVLAG; this is encoded by the coding sequence ATGTTCCGCCTGCCCACCACCGCCACCGCGCCGTTCTGCCCGTCCGAGGTGCGCGGCACCGTTGCTGTCCCGCCCGGCCTGCCCCTGTGGAAGGAGCTGCTGCGCTTTGCGGGGCCGGGGCTGCTGGTGTCGGTCGGTTACATGGACCCGGGCAACTGGGCAACCGACATTGAAGCCGGTTCGCGTTACGGCTATGCGCTGCTGTTCGTGGTGGTGCTCTCCAGTCTGGCGGCGATGGTGCTGCAGTGTCTGTCGGCGCGGCTTGGCATCGTCACGGGCATGGATCTGGCGCGTGCGTCGCGCAATCGCTATCAACCCGGCGCGTTGCGCGTGCAGTGGCTGTTGGCAGAGCTGTCCATCATCGCGTGCGACTTGGCCGAGGTGCTGGGCTGCGCGCTGGCCTTCCACTTGCTGCTGGGCGTGCCGATCCTTTGGGGCGTGGCGCTCACCGCGCTGGACACGCTGATCGTGCTGGGCTTGAAGGGCAAAAACTTCCGCCAGTTGGAAGCCATCGTGCTGGGGCTCATTCTCACGATCGGGCTGTGCTATTTCGTTGAACTCGTGCTCATCAAGCCGCACTGGCCTTCGGTGGCTGCAGGGCTGATGCCGTCGTGGCAGGCCGTGAGCCAGCGCGAGCCGCTGTATCTGGCCATCGGCATCCTGGGCGCCACGGTGATGCCCCACAACCTCTATCTGCATTCGTCCATCGTGCAGACGCGCATGACGGCCAACACCGAGGCGGCCAAGCGCGAGGCTATCGGCCTGTCGCGGCTTGACACCATCGTGTCGCTGGGGCTGGCGCTGCTGGTGAACGGCGCGATCCTGATCCTGGCGGCAGCGGCGTTCAACGCGCACGGCCATCAGAACGTGGCCGACATCCAGGATGCCTATCACCTGCTGGAGCCCATCGTCGGAACGGCGCTGGCGGGGCTGCTGTTCGGTATCGCGCTGCTGGCGGCGGGGCAAAGCTCGACTTTTACCGGCACCATCGCGGGGCAAATCCTCATGGAGGGCTTCCTCGATTTGCGCATCCCCTGCTGGCAGCGGCGGTTGATCACGCGGGCCCTGGCGTTGATTCCCGCGTTCATCGGCGTAGCAATGCTGGGCGACCATGCCATTGGCAAGCTGCTGGTCATCAGCCAGGTCGTGCTCGGCCTGCAACTGCCGTTCGCGATGTTTCCGCTGATCCGCATGACGGGCGATCGCACCCTGATGGGCGTCTTTGCCAACAGCCGATTCACGTCGTGGCTGGCGTGGAGCCTGTTCGTCGTCATCGGCGTCGCCAATGTGTGGCTGGTATGGCAGGTACTGGCGGGCTGA
- a CDS encoding bacteriophage N4 adsorption protein A: MTHERAIRLTLRRLRWPIAAAVWALCHGVSLAEPPAPLQPDAYFRADRAYRAIDANKLDDAEAATRAALAAQPDSLQLNLLLLDVLTRKGQLDAARAQADALLRKYPDEPRVFAQHGFLAQKANDPAVAEQDFAHAVQGTDWTPQEQRNLHLAWSDSAYSAKHPQAAIDALSGMKDEPDADVQLRLAQSRLQLGDRDGASQAATLAAEHATDPARQRYAKALLAQAMAPEAQGETTSANDPRVVGQRELNDAYSHLRARDDRAALAAFQRGFATGQGKWTHYADAAYAAKRLGDNPTAIKLFRQSLDHADADAKSDSGGNGDDRLPADRRFGYRREVEQMQRNFGMVVSGAYQTSAFGLPNTVSVGQAGAEVYWQPPGVGYRDGSVFQLFARGYDNVYDRNGHTGLPTAQGSVGARYKPIKDINLVFTAERLFRIGQLTTNDTLLRIGFSTDQGLDLQVTKPRWQTWQVYGEGAYFLNQGRMIISTEMRYGHTWLLNSISDRLTVYPHIVLAGDHDNKAIDHQLALGVGPGINFRYWFRESHYAAPASWLDLTVQYRLPLTHADRAKGVVARAILWF; encoded by the coding sequence ATGACACACGAGAGAGCCATCCGTCTAACCCTGCGCCGTTTGCGCTGGCCGATTGCCGCGGCAGTGTGGGCGCTCTGTCATGGCGTATCTCTGGCAGAGCCGCCCGCGCCGTTGCAGCCTGACGCCTATTTTCGCGCCGACCGCGCCTATCGCGCCATCGACGCCAACAAGCTCGACGATGCGGAAGCCGCCACGCGTGCGGCACTGGCCGCGCAGCCAGACAGCCTGCAACTGAACCTGCTGCTGCTCGATGTGCTGACGCGCAAGGGCCAGTTGGATGCGGCGCGCGCGCAGGCCGATGCGCTGCTGCGGAAGTATCCCGACGAGCCCCGTGTCTTTGCACAGCACGGGTTCCTCGCGCAGAAAGCGAACGATCCTGCCGTGGCCGAACAGGACTTTGCACACGCCGTGCAAGGCACCGACTGGACGCCGCAGGAGCAGCGCAATCTGCATCTGGCCTGGTCGGACAGCGCATATTCGGCCAAGCATCCGCAGGCTGCCATCGATGCGCTGAGCGGCATGAAGGACGAACCCGATGCCGACGTACAACTGCGTCTCGCGCAATCTCGCCTGCAATTGGGCGACCGTGATGGTGCGTCTCAGGCCGCCACGCTGGCAGCCGAACACGCGACGGACCCGGCGCGCCAGCGCTACGCCAAGGCGCTGCTTGCCCAGGCGATGGCACCTGAAGCGCAGGGCGAAACCACGTCCGCCAATGACCCGCGCGTGGTCGGCCAGCGTGAGTTGAACGATGCCTACAGTCACCTGCGCGCGCGTGACGATCGTGCCGCGCTGGCAGCGTTCCAGCGCGGCTTTGCCACGGGCCAAGGCAAGTGGACGCACTACGCCGATGCCGCCTACGCGGCCAAGCGCCTGGGCGACAACCCGACCGCCATCAAGCTCTTCCGGCAAAGCCTTGACCATGCCGATGCCGATGCCAAGAGCGACAGCGGCGGCAATGGCGACGACCGCCTTCCAGCAGACCGTCGCTTCGGCTACCGGCGCGAAGTCGAGCAGATGCAGCGTAACTTCGGCATGGTCGTCTCGGGCGCATATCAAACCTCGGCGTTCGGTTTGCCCAACACCGTGAGCGTGGGCCAAGCGGGCGCGGAGGTGTACTGGCAGCCGCCCGGCGTCGGGTATCGGGACGGCAGCGTCTTCCAGCTCTTTGCGCGCGGCTATGACAACGTGTACGACCGCAATGGCCACACAGGCCTCCCGACCGCGCAGGGCTCGGTGGGCGCGCGCTACAAGCCGATCAAGGACATCAACCTGGTGTTCACCGCCGAGCGCCTTTTCCGCATTGGGCAACTGACCACCAACGACACGCTGCTGCGCATCGGGTTCTCGACCGACCAGGGGCTCGACCTGCAAGTCACCAAGCCGCGCTGGCAGACCTGGCAGGTGTATGGCGAGGGCGCCTATTTCCTCAACCAGGGCCGGATGATCATCAGCACGGAAATGCGCTACGGACACACGTGGCTACTGAACTCCATCAGCGATCGGCTCACGGTCTACCCGCACATCGTGCTGGCGGGCGATCACGACAACAAGGCGATCGACCACCAGCTTGCGCTGGGTGTCGGCCCAGGCATCAACTTCCGCTATTGGTTTCGCGAGTCGCACTACGCGGCGCCGGCCAGTTGGCTGGACTTGACCGTGCAATACCGCTTGCCGTTGACGCACGCGGATCGAGCAAAGGGGGTGGTCGCGCGAGCCATTCTTTGGTTCTAA
- a CDS encoding GGDEF domain-containing protein — protein MSANLPTASDLPDARTPSLDYQARHFVPMILALSKCGVLGYAFAIMLGWSVGLLHRPEPLLALLLVLVAIVVVAQRYRHTGMWGLLALTHLLAEEVAIIAFGHQAGLQWVLPAFYLMPLATSPAWLTRRDFCIAMALCTAGPIVALLIAPEPASAIRHGWLGLVLYLPICIAAAAVIHHYLLRAMARHFAAERSLADRANTDHLTGMLARQRFFELGSFAVERAQHHAEPLCALYLDVDHFKSINDTWGHAAGDEALVALSDALADVLRPADLFGRLGGDEFAVLLPGCGLTGALAVVERLKTAVAGTQTPVGPLTVSVGAAPLRPGQDLARLLADADLGLMEAKRQGRNRVCVPTDVQPPANLRQ, from the coding sequence TTGAGCGCGAACCTGCCTACCGCCTCCGACCTGCCCGACGCCCGCACGCCCTCGCTCGACTATCAGGCGCGCCATTTCGTGCCGATGATCCTCGCGCTGAGCAAATGCGGCGTGCTCGGTTACGCCTTCGCGATCATGCTGGGCTGGTCGGTCGGGCTGCTGCATCGGCCCGAGCCGCTGCTTGCGCTGCTCCTGGTTCTGGTGGCGATCGTGGTGGTCGCACAGCGGTATCGGCACACCGGGATGTGGGGGCTGCTGGCGCTCACGCACCTGCTGGCAGAAGAAGTGGCCATCATCGCGTTCGGTCATCAGGCGGGGCTCCAATGGGTACTGCCGGCGTTTTACCTGATGCCGCTTGCCACCAGCCCCGCGTGGCTCACCCGGCGCGATTTCTGCATTGCCATGGCGCTGTGCACAGCCGGGCCCATCGTCGCGCTGCTGATCGCGCCGGAACCGGCCTCGGCAATCCGCCACGGCTGGCTGGGTCTGGTGCTCTATCTGCCGATCTGCATAGCCGCGGCCGCCGTCATTCACCACTACCTGCTGCGCGCCATGGCCCGACACTTTGCGGCCGAACGCAGCCTGGCCGACCGCGCCAACACTGACCACCTGACCGGCATGCTTGCGCGGCAGCGCTTCTTCGAACTCGGCAGCTTTGCGGTCGAACGCGCGCAGCATCATGCTGAACCGTTATGCGCGTTGTACCTCGACGTCGATCACTTCAAGTCGATCAACGATACGTGGGGACATGCCGCCGGTGACGAAGCGCTCGTCGCGCTGTCCGATGCGCTGGCGGACGTGCTGCGCCCGGCCGATCTGTTTGGCCGTCTGGGCGGTGACGAATTCGCCGTGCTGCTGCCGGGCTGTGGTCTGACGGGTGCGCTCGCCGTGGTGGAACGGCTCAAGACTGCGGTGGCCGGCACGCAAACGCCCGTGGGGCCGCTGACGGTAAGCGTAGGAGCCGCACCGCTGCGCCCCGGGCAAGACCTGGCACGCTTGCTGGCCGATGCCGATCTCGGCCTGATGGAGGCCAAGCGCCAGGGCCGCAACCGCGTGTGCGTACCGACCGATGTGCAGCCGCCGGCAAATCTGCGGCAGTAA
- a CDS encoding ATP-binding protein yields MKLAVPAILRVRSLSFRLYVLILLALVLMLLVQLVIAHLEISRTNSRQVVSDLRMSAQAYADLTTLNMDDVPRREEFLRRLTDIKLGLSLPNILPGEFRYVLCDRAGNVITAFPGAPTMPCGKAHDTVVEIMLEGKPWRSYTVDSVDGKISATVAQPLAAYERAIRDLFQEVAVALAILASALMVMVGWAAHQGLKPLRTLTRQVEARDSADLDPVQSVEHAELKPLVEALNGLFARVRRGIEADRRFFADAAHELRTPLAAIQAQAYVVSHSDSEDDRSTALREFDRGISRATQSLAKLLAIARLDARRVEAQLAQGALSDLAGCARSGVIQQASRAERRNITLSYDGANQAWVSVSHEDAATLVENVLDNAVRETPNGGEVRVAVNRIEQAGVPIVELRIEDSGPGIPPDERDRVFERFYRPRTSQSQGSGLGLAIVRRIVELGNGSVAIEDGLAHAEGRGCAIVIRLPALESAPEPIEPDDAPPGMADTRGH; encoded by the coding sequence ATGAAGCTGGCGGTTCCAGCCATCCTGCGGGTTCGCTCGCTGTCGTTCCGCCTGTATGTGCTGATCCTGCTCGCGCTGGTGTTGATGCTGCTGGTGCAGCTCGTCATCGCGCATCTGGAAATTTCGCGCACCAACAGCCGCCAGGTGGTGAGCGATCTGCGCATGTCGGCGCAGGCCTATGCGGACCTCACCACGCTCAACATGGATGACGTGCCGCGCCGCGAAGAATTCCTGCGCCGCCTTACCGACATCAAGCTGGGCCTCTCGCTGCCCAACATCCTGCCTGGCGAATTCCGCTACGTGCTGTGCGATCGCGCCGGCAACGTCATCACCGCCTTCCCCGGCGCGCCCACCATGCCGTGCGGAAAGGCGCACGACACCGTGGTCGAGATCATGCTCGAGGGCAAGCCGTGGCGCAGCTACACGGTCGACAGCGTTGACGGCAAGATCTCGGCCACCGTCGCGCAGCCCCTGGCCGCCTACGAACGCGCCATTCGCGATCTTTTCCAGGAAGTGGCGGTGGCGCTGGCCATCTTGGCGAGCGCCCTGATGGTGATGGTTGGTTGGGCGGCGCATCAGGGCCTCAAGCCGCTGCGCACGCTCACGCGCCAGGTGGAAGCGCGCGACTCCGCCGATCTTGACCCCGTGCAGAGCGTCGAACACGCCGAGTTGAAACCGCTGGTCGAAGCCCTGAACGGCTTGTTCGCGCGCGTGCGTCGCGGTATCGAGGCGGACCGCCGTTTCTTCGCCGATGCCGCGCACGAACTGCGCACGCCGCTGGCCGCCATTCAGGCGCAGGCATATGTCGTGTCACATTCCGACAGTGAAGACGACCGTTCCACCGCCCTGCGCGAGTTCGATCGCGGGATTTCACGCGCGACGCAGTCGCTCGCCAAGCTGCTCGCCATTGCCCGGCTGGATGCGCGCCGCGTGGAGGCGCAGCTCGCGCAGGGTGCGCTCTCCGACCTGGCCGGCTGTGCGCGCAGCGGCGTGATTCAGCAAGCCTCGCGCGCCGAGCGTCGCAACATCACGCTGTCGTATGACGGCGCCAACCAGGCGTGGGTATCGGTGTCGCATGAAGACGCCGCGACGCTGGTCGAAAACGTGCTCGACAACGCCGTGCGCGAAACACCCAATGGCGGCGAGGTGCGCGTGGCCGTCAACCGCATCGAGCAGGCGGGCGTGCCCATAGTCGAACTGCGCATTGAAGATTCCGGCCCCGGTATTCCGCCCGACGAGCGCGATCGCGTATTCGAGCGGTTCTACCGCCCGCGCACCAGTCAGTCGCAAGGCAGCGGCCTGGGCTTGGCGATCGTGCGCCGCATCGTTGAATTGGGCAACGGCTCGGTGGCCATCGAAGACGGCCTGGCGCATGCGGAAGGCAGAGGGTGCGCGATCGTGATCCGCCTGCCGGCGCTGGAATCCGCGCCCGAGCCGATCGAGCCCGATGATGCGCCGCCGGGCATGGCAGACACGCGCGGTCATTGA
- the wecB gene encoding non-hydrolyzing UDP-N-acetylglucosamine 2-epimerase — protein MMGKILTVFGTRPEAIKMAPLVQALQAEAGFASAVCVSAQHRQMLDQVLELFGIVPEFDLNLMRPGQTLSDITSNVLSGIDGVLDAYKPDAVLVHGDTTTTLAASLAAFYRRIPVGHVEAGLRTGNIWSPWPEELNRRVTDSVTTWHFAPTAESRQNLLDEGIDPEQVTLTGNTVIDALLAVKQRLDSDAALSAQLAARYPFLAAGRRMILVTGHRRENFGEPFENFCVALRLLAARHPDVQVVYPVHLNPNVQQPVSAILSGHGNVHLIAPQDYLPFVYLMDRAYLIVTDSGGIQEEAPALGKPVLVTRDTTERPEAVASGTARLVGTDTQRIVDEAETLLNNAPEYERMAQAHNPYGDGQACRRIVDALKQAFTTQPQKVARGPQLIRKPATEAEIFDLEAARATAQGSSTQHRLNG, from the coding sequence ATGATGGGGAAGATCTTGACCGTGTTCGGCACGCGCCCAGAGGCCATCAAGATGGCGCCGCTGGTGCAGGCATTGCAGGCCGAGGCAGGCTTTGCGTCGGCAGTGTGCGTGAGCGCGCAGCACCGGCAGATGCTGGATCAAGTGCTGGAGCTCTTCGGCATCGTGCCGGAGTTTGACCTCAACCTGATGCGGCCTGGGCAGACGCTGTCCGATATCACATCCAACGTATTGAGCGGCATCGACGGCGTGCTAGACGCCTACAAGCCCGATGCCGTGCTGGTCCACGGCGATACGACGACCACGCTGGCGGCGAGCCTCGCAGCGTTCTACCGGCGCATTCCGGTCGGGCATGTGGAAGCGGGTTTGCGTACCGGCAACATCTGGTCGCCATGGCCGGAAGAGTTGAACCGGCGCGTGACCGATTCCGTGACCACCTGGCACTTCGCGCCCACGGCCGAATCACGTCAGAACCTGCTGGACGAGGGCATTGACCCCGAGCAGGTCACGCTGACCGGCAACACCGTCATCGATGCGTTGCTGGCCGTGAAGCAACGGCTGGACAGCGATGCCGCGCTGTCAGCGCAGTTGGCGGCGCGCTATCCGTTCCTGGCGGCTGGGCGTCGGATGATCCTGGTGACAGGCCATCGCCGCGAGAACTTCGGCGAGCCGTTCGAGAACTTCTGCGTGGCGCTGCGCCTGCTGGCGGCGCGGCATCCGGATGTGCAGGTTGTGTATCCGGTGCACCTGAACCCGAACGTGCAGCAGCCGGTCAGCGCCATCCTTTCCGGCCACGGCAACGTTCATCTGATTGCGCCGCAGGACTATCTGCCGTTCGTCTACCTGATGGACCGCGCCTACCTGATCGTCACCGATTCCGGTGGCATTCAGGAAGAGGCGCCCGCTCTTGGCAAACCGGTACTGGTAACGCGCGACACGACCGAGCGACCGGAGGCTGTGGCATCGGGCACCGCACGGCTGGTCGGCACCGATACGCAACGCATCGTCGACGAGGCAGAAACGCTGCTTAACAACGCCCCCGAATACGAGCGAATGGCGCAGGCCCACAACCCTTATGGCGACGGCCAGGCCTGCCGGCGCATTGTCGATGCGTTGAAGCAGGCCTTCACCACGCAGCCGCAGAAGGTGGCGCGCGGCCCGCAACTCATTCGCAAACCGGCCACCGAGGCCGAAATCTTCGATCTGGAAGCGGCGCGTGCCACCGCGCAAGGGTCGTCAACACAGCACCGCCTGAACGGTTAG
- a CDS encoding DUF2334 domain-containing protein: protein MKTLLRKFLCALVFAGGMLGVSLTAPVQAATCTIGLGPICVTIGGSASAQTAPAPMLVLYDAPPNDQYTNLGKAYAIMLYNLLAHFNATITLLPVQNYTAGMTEQYTATFYMGSYYNNPIPAAFLSDVTTTQKTVVWFKYNLWELAWNTAYPFTTRYGITFSSLAGMNAAPSASAPNPGFFDTITYKNQTMTKYYAFNATTGAISADPDIGLTAVADATKATSLVTITNSVTKATAPYVIRSGNFWYFADMPFSYIGPRDRYLVVCDMLHDILGTNAPTLHRALVRLEDVNATTTVSSMQTLTDYMYGQKIPFSIATIPVYTDPNGVYNGGVAQTIHMVNATGLKQALNYARARGGHVLMHGYTHQYSNVPNVINAVSANDYEFWFATQNRPVNEDSTQWAAGRLSAGLLELQFNGYFPFAWEAPHYQSSPLAIKAVPTYFKNTYQRVVYYTSDNPQTLAATTPGHDFSVGQFFPYIIQKDYYGQRVIPENLGNVEYNICSIDPSSCLTYNVTDILTNANYALVVRDGFASFFFHPFWLEPGLVATGFPDFQQIITGITALGYTWADASTVQ from the coding sequence ATGAAGACATTGCTACGAAAGTTTCTGTGCGCGCTCGTCTTTGCGGGCGGCATGCTCGGGGTCTCGCTGACAGCGCCGGTGCAGGCCGCCACCTGCACAATTGGGCTCGGGCCCATCTGCGTGACCATTGGTGGATCTGCATCGGCCCAGACCGCGCCGGCCCCGATGCTCGTGCTGTACGACGCCCCGCCAAACGACCAGTACACCAACCTCGGCAAGGCGTACGCGATCATGCTGTACAACCTGCTCGCGCACTTCAACGCCACCATCACGCTGCTGCCCGTGCAGAACTACACGGCGGGCATGACCGAGCAGTACACTGCCACGTTCTACATGGGGAGTTACTACAACAATCCCATACCGGCGGCGTTCCTGTCGGATGTGACCACCACACAGAAGACCGTGGTCTGGTTCAAGTACAACCTGTGGGAACTTGCCTGGAATACGGCCTATCCGTTCACGACGCGATACGGCATTACGTTCTCCAGCCTGGCGGGCATGAATGCGGCACCGTCAGCCAGCGCGCCGAATCCTGGTTTCTTTGACACGATTACGTACAAGAACCAGACGATGACGAAGTACTACGCCTTCAATGCCACGACCGGTGCGATTTCCGCAGACCCTGATATTGGTCTGACGGCGGTGGCCGATGCCACCAAGGCGACGAGCCTGGTGACGATCACCAATTCGGTCACCAAGGCGACTGCACCGTATGTGATTCGGTCCGGCAACTTCTGGTACTTCGCCGATATGCCGTTTTCGTACATCGGGCCGCGCGACCGCTATCTGGTGGTGTGCGACATGCTGCATGACATCCTTGGCACCAATGCGCCCACGCTGCACCGTGCTCTGGTGCGGCTGGAAGACGTGAACGCTACGACCACGGTTTCGTCCATGCAGACGCTGACGGACTACATGTACGGCCAGAAGATTCCGTTTTCGATCGCGACCATCCCCGTGTATACGGATCCGAACGGGGTCTACAACGGCGGTGTGGCGCAGACCATCCACATGGTCAACGCAACAGGCCTGAAGCAGGCGCTGAACTACGCCAGGGCGCGCGGCGGACATGTCCTGATGCACGGCTACACGCACCAGTACAGCAACGTCCCGAACGTGATCAACGCGGTCAGCGCGAACGACTATGAGTTCTGGTTCGCCACCCAGAATCGCCCGGTGAATGAAGACTCGACGCAATGGGCTGCCGGTCGTCTTTCGGCGGGGTTGCTGGAACTGCAGTTCAACGGCTACTTCCCGTTTGCGTGGGAGGCGCCGCACTACCAGTCGTCGCCATTGGCCATCAAGGCCGTACCGACGTACTTCAAGAACACCTACCAGCGCGTGGTGTACTACACGTCGGACAACCCGCAGACGCTTGCTGCCACCACGCCGGGCCATGATTTCTCGGTGGGGCAGTTCTTCCCCTACATCATTCAGAAGGACTACTATGGCCAACGCGTGATTCCGGAGAACCTGGGCAACGTTGAATACAACATCTGCTCGATCGATCCGTCGTCTTGCCTGACTTACAACGTCACGGACATCCTGACCAACGCGAACTATGCGCTGGTCGTGCGCGATGGCTTTGCCTCGTTCTTCTTCCATCCGTTCTGGCTGGAGCCGGGGCTGGTCGCCACGGGGTTCCCCGACTTCCAGCAGATCATTACTGGCATCACCGCGCTCGGCTATACCTGGGCGGATGCCAGCACAGTGCAGTAG
- a CDS encoding Rrf2 family transcriptional regulator: MSTSSRFAVAVHILTLLASAEGPVPSSLIAGSVGTNPALIRRLVAQLADAGFVTSQMGATGGATLARPADRITLLDVFRVVEAPVLIALPPNAPNPACEVGREITGVLERVTERAQAALEAELAAQTIASILSEVGHAQRRRRRA, from the coding sequence ATGTCTACCAGCAGCCGCTTCGCCGTCGCCGTGCATATCCTCACCCTGCTTGCCAGCGCGGAGGGGCCGGTGCCGTCTTCGCTCATTGCTGGCAGCGTGGGGACCAACCCGGCGCTGATCCGGCGTCTGGTGGCGCAATTGGCGGATGCCGGTTTTGTGACCTCGCAGATGGGCGCGACAGGCGGTGCCACGCTGGCGCGACCGGCAGACCGAATCACGCTGCTCGACGTCTTTCGTGTGGTGGAAGCTCCGGTGCTGATTGCGCTGCCGCCCAACGCGCCCAACCCGGCGTGCGAGGTCGGTCGTGAGATCACCGGCGTGCTCGAACGCGTGACGGAACGCGCGCAGGCCGCGCTGGAAGCCGAGCTGGCTGCGCAAACCATCGCCAGCATCCTCAGCGAGGTGGGGCACGCGCAACGCCGCCGCCGTCGGGCCTAG
- a CDS encoding NAD(P)-dependent oxidoreductase produces MKIAIIGATGRVGTRLIDEALRRGHQVTAIARTASKLPARAGLTTKDVDVADEAGLVAALAGNDVVYSTVRFLQASADQIVGAVKKAAVPRLLVVGGAGSLEVAPGVALIDTPQFPKEYFEEASAGRDFLNALRKETELNWTFVSPSAIFEPGERTGRFRVGKDSLLVDANGKPWISMEDYAIAFLDETEKPAHPRQRFTVGY; encoded by the coding sequence ATGAAGATCGCAATCATTGGCGCTACTGGGCGCGTGGGCACCCGCCTGATCGACGAAGCGCTGCGGCGCGGCCATCAGGTGACGGCCATTGCGCGCACCGCATCGAAGCTGCCCGCACGTGCCGGGCTCACCACCAAGGATGTCGACGTTGCCGACGAGGCGGGGCTCGTGGCAGCGCTTGCCGGCAACGATGTCGTCTACAGCACCGTGCGCTTTCTGCAGGCAAGCGCCGACCAGATCGTTGGTGCGGTGAAGAAAGCGGCCGTGCCACGCCTGCTGGTGGTGGGTGGTGCCGGCAGCCTGGAAGTGGCTCCGGGCGTGGCGTTGATCGACACGCCGCAGTTCCCCAAGGAGTACTTTGAAGAAGCCTCGGCCGGCCGCGATTTCCTCAATGCGCTGCGCAAGGAAACCGAGTTGAACTGGACGTTCGTGTCGCCGTCGGCCATCTTCGAGCCGGGCGAGCGCACGGGGCGCTTCCGCGTCGGCAAGGATTCACTGCTGGTGGATGCGAACGGCAAGCCGTGGATTTCGATGGAAGACTACGCCATCGCCTTCCTCGACGAAACGGAAAAGCCGGCACACCCGCGCCAGCGTTTCACGGTCGGTTACTGA